The nucleotide window CAAAGGGGTTCtgcaatattttattatttctcaCTTCCttttagattaaaaaaattttgctttaattcaaaatttgaaatcgTTTTGATTATCtctttccttttcatcacctctctcttcttttttatcatctcttcactattcatcaactatatacatatttcacatcttcactattcatcaactatatacatatttcatatttcaagtgtcatttttaataacaacctatatttcaagtgtcattatcaagaaagtgtgttttcaagtgttcattttcttccattgtaaaactctagcactctaaattttccataaaattcacttttcaacacttaaaaatgtgttatcaagtgtccattggacatgctctaaaAGCATATATCTTTTCAAGTTCAAACCGGGATCCTGTTCCTCTGTGAGCGCACTACGAAGGATTGAAAATGGAAAAATGGAGGGGGCAGAGTCCGCCAATCCAGACCGAAGAATGGATTCAGGAGATAGATCAACGGCTGTTATTTACTTTCGACTCAATCAGTAGCAATTGGGAATGTTATCAACGGCCGTTATGGGTTAAGGCGTGTCGgcaaggaagagaggaagaaaacgGAAGCACGATTGCACGACTAAGACATGGGCTTCTCTAGTCTGATACTGGACAAGGTAATTTTCCAGGCTTGGGCTTATTTGATAGAATTGACGCTAAAGCCCAAGCCCACTATAGTAACTCCAATAGCCATCAGTCCATCACCGTTATAGGCCCAGAATAATGTCCGAACGAGAATACGTATCAAAGGGGCCGAGCTTGAGTTTAAGAAAATTCAGCCCGTAGgttttttatgtatataaatgTTTTGAAATGTTAGATTTGACTTATTTTGGATATTAGTTATTCAAGGCAATATAGATTAGTTCAAAATAttagataaattattttatttttaaaattttgacaaaaactaATTTTTAACGAGCCCAGCTCGGCTCAAACCACATATAAAACTGTGTCTAGCTAAGCTTGACCACGTCAAAACTCAGTTCAACTCTGTTCCACCTATTTACACCTTACATATAGGTATGACAATTCTaaaccgtcggatataaactgaAAACATTCGATATTTTAGTTGcgatgaatttgaattttatttcaaacaaaaaatatattgttgaattCATTATGCTACATACTACATACTTATGaattttacaaatttttttgaTGCACCGATCATAGGACCTGTGCAATATGCACATTTCCTCTCCCGGATCCATATAATTTATGCACATCTAAAGAAAAATGATTACGGATTTCaatgtactaaaaaaaaaaaaatagttacatTTATTGGATCAAAAGTGTGTTGAGGTTTGTAAGAAGCTGAATGTGGCAATACTAAAGTTATTAACCTTTTTGTTGCATGATTTTGGTAAAGGGAGCAATAGGAATAGGATCTGCAGAAGTCTAAGATCTAAAAGTTAAAAGAATATCCGAGTGAATCCAGTTATTATTAATAGTCGATCCACTTACACTAAAATTGCATGCAATCATATTACAACAGTGATATCTctctgtacatatatatgtgtgtgtatatatatatatatatcttggaaCCTTTTGTGATTTGTTGGGACTTGGGATtgatcgtactatattttacatattttttgtacctcaatttacacttatttttgtctctatttatgggaatggagatgaatattgcataatttatctttggtttggtttgtaggttaatttgcacaaaatggtgaaaaaaaatatttcttggACCTATGATTTAAGCCCAACGGAGAAGCCCACAAATTCAAGGATTATTTCAAGTCCAATCCtaatcaaacaagaaaagagGGCATTGTAAGGTTtcctaaaaagaagaataagaagaaaatcaaaagaagacaaattaaGCAAAGAAAGGACAAAGGAAGGACTTTTGTTGTTCAACTCAAAGAGACTTCTCGGGCAAGCAAATTAAGCAAGGAAAATGAATCTTTTGAAGAGTGAGAGAAGGAAGGCACAAGGAAGCTTTGATATGAAggactttgaaggaaatattttggcaagaaagaaggaaacaaagagaCCGAGTCATACAACgaattggacttgaattttggcattaattgaaggaagcttttggcactataaaagggagtcctctagcacaatagaaaacacgaattggagagccacattctctagcttttgttcttgttcttgtctctagcttttctctttgttcttattcttgattcatgacgttctcatatttagttttcttgtgttcttataacatgagtagctaaacctctttgctagggattgatgtagcctagtatgattattgcaagtacttcaattaattgaatgcataattttggttcatgattcttgtctttaatttctatgtttataatctattgtttgtttggttgattggccaccaattgaatgctcaattagattcatctagctaggactaaggaacgaaccgaattcacgtgtcttagtggaactgaaattaaggaaatcaattgtcgactgccatgaacaaggtttaggggattgattggttgttatagttctttagatcgtaatgagttgttagccctgggttaaaaactgcgaaccgaacaggattaatccattgttaataatatttgttggcaccgcgaaagaacgaaccaacatatttaagaaagaatcaacccttgaatcggaaccataattgtgtgttttttaattggatgcttgtgataggattactaggtgaaatcattgtcctagtgttcttctcttattggatataaaatctgaattttatttctttgtttttattttattttattacatcaatcattcttcctttttccccaaatctcaatcattcatcaagttaggtacattaattagattaactagtctccgtgggatcgacctcgtacttgcatacattgtactattcgtagactcttgtgcacttgcgagaattattacatcagggATCCATCTATAGATAGATATCTATATAGATGGATTCAATTCCCTGTGAAGTACATTGGGTGGTTGGGTGGATCTTGGTAGGTGTGGGTTAGAAGCAAGTATTCGAGTTTGATTATGTGTTTGTATTGTGACTAAATAATTGAGACCTATCGATGTCTCCTTAGTTTTCCATAGAAGGGTAGGTCTTGGGGTGGCAAACTCTTTGATGGCTTCTGACATCAACAAAAAATTACGGTTTAGgaatttacccaaaaaaaaagtttaggcaTATTCAAAAAATATGGTCTAAGCTTTAGAGTTTAAGGTTTAGAATCCATGATTGTTtaatcaactttaatctcaataatttaattaacagaaccaaaaggaaattgttttattttacgTACAATTTACATCCGCATTTTAAGTCCATATAAGATAATTCCTCATGTATTattcatgatagaaatgaatagataaaacaaatacatgtgatgGATTCTCAATTATTTTCTCATAGAATCATGTAATTCATCCTAAATTTTTCCGAATAAAgacttgattgatgatatgatgatAAGATAATTCCTCATGTGTGTGTAGTCGTTGGACACTTCCTTAGCCTTATTATAAACTGCGTGACTATTCTCACCCTTCATTTTACTTCTCTCACCCCCCTACTCTATAAAAAGGTGGCCTAGCTCTAGCGAAAGTACAACTCACATTTGACTAACTAATTAACCGGATTTACTTGAATTTTTCAAGAcagacttttatatatatatatatatatatatatatatatatatatatatatatataaatgggtCATTCAGAAATAGTTTgcctttttaattttaataataaaataattattgatgtgacaaaataagagatgaagggatgtttttgtcttaatttttaaaaaatagatgatTTATGTGATGGTTTAGATATTCAATGTAAGAGCACTTGCATCAGTTtcccttaacagattccctaaaatatagacaaaatgtcactttttcATATTTTACAGATTTCCTATCTAACCAACACTGCATcaaattacctatcatattctttactttattaaaataatatttctttctctttcctttatttattctattcatataaattacttctatttaaactaataaattaattacatttaaaacaatagattaattatatataaaacaataaattaattaaaataataaattaatgttattaaaaattggagaaatttaacttttgttttgcttgatttCATGATCTAGGAAGAATAGATGTTGTTGGAGAGAGATGCggggagaaaaaaattgaggagagagaaagataggagtgaggagagagaaagaggagagagagaaacggATTGAGGAGAGACATATGAATgaccctccatatataatgtcgCGGAATGGTCATGCACTCCACACTACTCTTACCATCTAATCATCAGctgttttcaatttcatcatTTTCACTCTGAATGGACAATCTCGTTTTCTTGTGCCAGTTAACCTTATGGAGGTTTTCTTACTATTGTAAGTGCCACCACGATCATattgtaacaataatttgtgtcCCCTCCCGAATCCACCAATCTCTGACATtttaataacaataacaaaccAATGGTACAAATGCAATGTACCATAGTCTGAAATTATAAACATCCATGCACTTGGACGCAACATTATATCAACCTAGCTCATCTAtatcacaaagaaaaagaaaggaaaaaaaacccagGAAGAACACTATAAATAGATGCATCATTATATGGTAACAGTAACACAAGAATTTCCactcaaaagttcaaaaacttTCGGCCAGGGGAACGGAAACGGCGGTTGAACGGAAATATATCTATATTTGTAGAGGGGCCAAAGGGATAGTTACTGCTAGGGGACCATCTAACTGACATTTTGTAAGTGACAAGACAAGACATGTTTTTAATAGGGAGAGTTTATAAAGTAAAATAGGGGGTGTTAAGAGCACCACCCTATTATAAATCATCGCGTACACCTAGTAAGTGGGTCTAGGCTCTAGCTTGGACGTGTCAAGTAGTTGTGATGTCgtttcttgttttgctttttggTTTCTTGTTTTATGCATGCATTATTTTCTATATACACATTGACGACGAGGGACATCCTGCCTCCTGGTGTGCATAATAAGTTCAAAATCCTCTTTGTACGATCGATCCGGTTGAATAATGGATCCACATATCTGTGCACTCAACAATGCTTCTCTGTTTTTAACGCACGTTGTCTTTTGTCCATGTTTTAACCGCAATGAGATTGACGTTTTCAAAGCAATCTAATGAATTTTCCAAGTAATTCTCTCCTCTCTTGTCAATAGACAAATTGAGTAACTACCAAATTATATAAACTTATTTGAGAAAAAACTATTGTGAGAGAATAAGGTATGCTCAGGAAGAGTAGCTATACTGGTCATCCCTAGCCTGCTCattctttttttcctgttcaAAAATTGATAATAAGAAGTTTCTGAATTGAAGTGATGGAAAACATGATATTTCCCGTGATTAAATTTAGCTATATATTAGCGATAGTTTAGTTGGTAATGTCTCTTGGCTTCGTGAAGATGTTAAGACTGGGAGTTCGAATTAATTGAGAGtattttcttgtgatttttATGGTCTCGTGGTCTTCAGCTCATTTTCGGGGAGGGGTTAGTAGGCCCATTTTCATCCTCATGAGCTTTAGTATAGTCTTACATATCATCAACGTAGTGCGAGCTGTTTTGACGACCCGAATTTTATACTCACTCAATTGTCCGAAGTGCATGCTAAACTGGATGATTCCTCgtttaacaaaaacaaatcttTTGTTGTGCAATGTCTTTGAATTAATTTTCTCTTGTCAATACACATTGGATAATTACTAAATTACGAAACTCACTGCGATAATGTGTATTATTTGATGGAGATTCACAGGCGAGTGAGAAAATATGCAATGACATTTTTACCTCGATGGGTATGGAAAGCCATTAACCGTTGATTAGACTTGGTTGGACAATCAACCTCACCCATCTTAATTAGTTGAGGCCCTAATTGAGTTGTACACATATCAAGCTTCTATTGGTTTACAAAGTACCATAATTCATAAAGCTAGTGGTcattgagacttgagagtgaCAAATATCACTCTTTTTGAGAAGAGTCATTAGTAACAAATACAAAGTTATGAAAATAGAAActtattattaataattattcaTAATAACACAGCACAATTGGTTATGAAGCATCGACATTTTTTTTGCTTAATCTTGATTAAACCATCTTCCATTTTGTCAAGtaatctttaatttattttaattaagtGCTTCTCTTTCCTCGATTGGTCCAAATTTGGTCGCATTAGACTCATGCTTAATTTGACCGAGTGTCGGGACTCTGTTGTAAGTAATTATGGTGAcataaaaaaattcttaaaaaattatcGATGTCTAGCATTCAACTAAACATATTCAactatataaattttttatgaaacaaaattgaaattaatcgTAAGAGGGAAGTAGAATACTTTGAGGTTATATCTAACTGTTCAGAATTAATTGTCTTCaactttttatgttgaatttatttttattttgcacCAAAAATATATGTTGTATCCGTGAACCTAAATACAACAAATTtttaagaaaacacaaaattttgggCCCAAAATGTCCGACAGCTACCCAATTCGAGCTTGTTTTGGTTGCACGAGCTTCTTATCTACGAGTCAAAGTGATCTAAGAGTCAACAAATTTATGACAATAAAAAGCAATTTATGGTCAACACATACAATGAcataaagaaaataattttttctttccatttctaTGAATTCTAACAATTTATGGTCAACACATTTgttaaaataaaacacaaatttacTTGGAATGATTAATATTATTATGCTTTTTTAGAAAGTATTAATAacttatatatacatgtatatattgataaatataaattcccatttatatacataatttttgtaaattatttattaaattaatcatTTTGTTTATATTCCCCAAAGAAATTAGGAGACGTGATGACCGGTAGCTGGCCGGAAAGAGTTCGCTGCCCTCACTTTAATACATGTTTGGTGCATTTTTAATATGACAAGATTTCTTATTGATTTCTCATAGATTCCTGACCttagatttttaaaataagGACTCGGATAAGAATGATatttcctcatatatatatatactatacaaCTACGACTCGTCTCATCCTCCAACTAATCCTGGTGCACTTTCTTTGTGTCCTATTTATAAAGGTGTAACAACATCTTTTACTACCAACACACATATCACATAGGCTGAAACAACCACCACCAAAAGAAAAATGACCATCCATCATAGTACTGTTTCGACGGCCAATGGTAGCCGGGTCCTCATCGCCGGACCACTTGGTTTCATCGGCCGCTTCATCACCGGAGCCAGCCTTGCTTCCGGTCGACCCACTTTCCTTCTCGTGCGTTCAAGTTCCGGCTGCCCTTCTAAATCCAAAGCCGTCAAATATTTTCAAGACAGGGCCGCCATCATATTATTTGTACGTTCTAGGCCCCTTGAACTTCTTAAGAATATTAAATCTACGttggtatatatatgttgtaattTTTAAGGGTTTTGATTTCAGGGGATGATCAATGACAAGGAATTCGTGGAAAAGACTCTGAAGGAGAACAAGATCGATGTAGTTATATCTGCCGTTGGTGGTAAAGAAATATTGGATCAGCTTCCTCTTGTGGAAGCAATCAATGCTGTCGGCACTGTTAAGGTAAAACATAGACAAGGAAGCAATAAATGACTTGCTAAATTTGTGCAAGACTTTTATTAACACATACGTTTTTGTTAGAATGGTGACATTGACTGTgttcaaaaaatatttagtgATAATCAAAAACTGATAGATGGGTCAGTTAAAGTCttgtcaaaaaatcaaaaaattgattgaaaCTGACCGTTTACATCCCTAGTCGTAAGTTTAACTCTCACGTCCAACGGTTAGACCTAACTATTTAGTGGACATATTACGATGAGAAattttaggtttaaaaaaaaagcatgtATAAGACTTTTAATGCATATTTACGTTTGTGATGCAGAGATTTTTGCCATCGGAGTTCGGGCATGATGTGGACCGGGCTGATCCGGTGGAGCCAGGGCTAACCATGTACAATCACAAGAGACTCGTCAGGCGCCTGATCGAGAAGTACGATGTCCCTTACACCTACATCTGTTGCAACTCCATTGCTTCTTGGCCCTACCACAACAACAAGCACCCTTCCGAGGTCATTCCACCGTTGGATCAGTTCGAAATCTACGGTGATGGGAGCGTCAAAGGTAATATTTATCCTGATGTTGACGTTTATATTGAAAATGGCAATACAAAATAGAATATAATACTATATagtcgtgtatatatatatatatatatatatatgctatgtttgttattttctttaaaaattgtaactttatttttccttggaatttttcttcaattttcgtagaaaagggaaaaaaatctatatatatatatagactctaTGCTGTAGATAAGGGTAGGTGGGCTAAAAGCCCAATGGTTGTGGACCAGTGGGCCTTTATCTAGTTTTGTCCAT belongs to Tripterygium wilfordii isolate XIE 37 chromosome 2, ASM1340144v1, whole genome shotgun sequence and includes:
- the LOC120008990 gene encoding leucoanthocyanidin reductase-like, which codes for MTIHHSTVSTANGSRVLIAGPLGFIGRFITGASLASGRPTFLLVRSSSGCPSKSKAVKYFQDRAAIILFGMINDKEFVEKTLKENKIDVVISAVGGKEILDQLPLVEAINAVGTVKRFLPSEFGHDVDRADPVEPGLTMYNHKRLVRRLIEKYDVPYTYICCNSIASWPYHNNKHPSEVIPPLDQFEIYGDGSVKAYFIAGTDIGKFTMKTVDDIRTLNKSVHFRPSCNFYNMNELASLWERKIGRTLPRVTVTEENLIAAAAENRIPQSVVASFTHDIFIRGCQSNFSVDGSADLEVCKLYPDEPFRTLDECFEDFLVKAKLEGPSGTRNNENTNTNPVGDSLPVSNLGLTWICCNVSAFYSISDV